The proteins below come from a single Rhizobium sp. BT04 genomic window:
- a CDS encoding GNAT family N-acetyltransferase has protein sequence MPKSVFRFLSRQPEAVELENDRYLLRLPRYQDFNQWHRLRAESRKFLEPWEPTWRRDELTEGAYRARVIRGKQEYASGQAIPLFIFLKDDMTLVGGITIGYIRRGAAQSCMIGYWMGERHAGQGHMFAALQMVIPYIFTGLELHRIEAACIPDNARSIRLLEKAGFQKEGYLRGYLKINGQWHDHVMFSHLATDTDKGRKTDSR, from the coding sequence ATGCCAAAATCGGTGTTTCGGTTTCTGTCGCGGCAGCCGGAAGCGGTGGAGCTGGAGAACGACAGATATCTCTTGCGCCTGCCGCGCTACCAGGATTTCAACCAGTGGCACCGGCTGCGCGCCGAAAGCCGCAAGTTCCTCGAACCCTGGGAGCCGACCTGGCGGCGCGACGAGCTGACGGAGGGCGCCTACCGCGCCCGCGTCATCCGCGGCAAGCAGGAATATGCTTCGGGCCAGGCGATCCCGCTGTTCATTTTCCTCAAAGACGACATGACGCTCGTCGGCGGCATCACCATCGGTTATATCAGGCGGGGTGCGGCACAAAGCTGCATGATCGGCTACTGGATGGGCGAACGCCATGCCGGCCAGGGGCATATGTTCGCCGCTCTGCAAATGGTTATTCCTTACATCTTCACCGGGCTTGAGTTGCACCGTATCGAAGCAGCCTGTATTCCAGATAACGCGCGCAGCATCCGTCTGCTTGAAAAGGCCGGGTTTCAGAAGGAGGGCTATCTGCGCGGATACTTGAAGATCAACGGTCAGTGGCATGACCATGTGATGTTTTCACATCTCGCCACCGATACGGATAAAGGCAGGAAAACCGACAGCCGATGA